CAAACTGACACTTCAGCTTTTAGTTGGGGGAACGTTGATAATATGATTGATGCCATTGATGTTCGGTGGGATTTTTATGAACCAAATGGATCATTATTTGAGTCCGTCTCTCATGTAGCAAAAGACTTTTATAATGGGGATTCATATAGTTTTTGGGGAGATATCCCAATACAAGGACATCCTGCTTCTAATAAAACTGGAGACTGGCATGTAGATGTATTGATAAAAGGTTCAAATGGAAGCTATCAAAAAATATATATGGATCATTTTAAAATATTAGAACTTCCATCAAGCACTCCGGAGGTTTCAACATCAATAGCCATAAAGTCAGTAGAAGCACTACTTGAAACAAATAATGTGGTGATAAGTATTAACGCTTTAGATAATACTTATCTGAAAAGAATTGAACTCTATTGGGATGATGGAACCAGACATAGTCATGTTATAGATAATATTTATTTAAATAATAAAAAAGTATCAATTGATATTGGACAATTCTCATCCAACAAACAAGTACAATATTGGGTGAAAGTATTTGATACATCTGGTAATTTTATTGAAAGCCCACGTAAAGTAATTGGTCAGACGGTTCCTGCTGCACCCATTATTATAAGCGTAGAGTAATCTACTAGCTAATAAAGCACTTTATTTCTTAATTTGTGGGGATAATAACAAATTTTTTTAAATCTCTTGGCAGGAAAACAAATCACTGAAAGAAAAACTAAAACGGACTGGACCTATTTCCTTGAAGGCATAGCAGAGCATTATGATGGTGCGGAGAAAATAACATTAGTTATGGACAACCTGAACACTCATGCTCCAGGGTCACTATATGAGGCATTTAGACCAGTCAAAGCAAAAACATTATGGGACAGATTTGAAATAGTTTAAAAACCAGAATATCCTTTACAGCCTACCACTACAACTTTAGATTCCTTTAATCTTTCATTTTTTAGACTCATTCTCACCTGTTTCTCAACCTTCTCATTCGTTGCCACACAAACTACCTTCTCAAACTGCTTTGAGTCTATGCATTTCTTTATATTCTCTTCTGCATTGCTCTTCCCTGTCTCAATCTCAATAGCTGTCTTTTGCCCATCTTTTTCTGCGACTAAATCTACGGTTTTGCCGCCTTCCAATGGGTATTCGTAGTAGATTTTGTAGCCTTGTTCTTTGTAGTAGTTGGCGGCTTTCATACGCCAGTATTCATGCTCGACGCCGCCAATACGATGATGTGAAGTCTTAGGGAACCACCCCTCTGTAGATTTTCTACCATACACTGTTAATTCAAGCAACAACAATTTGCCAGTCTTTGTTGGGATTCTTACTGGTTTTAGTGTGTGGTTGTCTATTAGTCGGTTTTTGATGTTGTTTCCTTTGTCAACGCTCCAGTTGAGGCGCTTATACCTAGTGCTTACACCTGATAGGGGGTGTTGGTTTACGTCTTTGAGGAATTCGGTCTCCTCGTCGGTGTATTTATCTGATTTCCGAAGAGGTTTATTCTTGCTTGGTTCGATCTTTGGGGGAGTATTAGGGGGCGAATCACTCGAAAAACCGGGCGATTCTGCTATTTGGATTATTGGAGCTGTTTGGGGTTTTGGAGGTACTTGGTGGGAATGATGTGCTTGGGGTATTTGTGGGGTGCCCATGTGCTCCCTGATTTGTTGGTTTGTGACTGTTCCTTTTTTTATTCCTGCTAATGGGAATCGGGCTAGAAAGGCTTGGGGGGCTTGGGTCTTGATTATTGCCTCGCCTGTTTTTAGCATCCCGAAATATTCATACTCTTTTATTAGGAGGGCTTTTGATATCTGTTGGATGTCGTCTTGATGGCGCAGTTGCATTGCGATTAGGGTGTTGACGTTTGAGAGTGCCGTGCTGTTAATCTTTGCCGGGGATTGGTCAAGAAGGCAGACACCCTGGCCAGTCTCTCTTATCTCTCTTAGGAAGATGTCAGTTATTGTTTCTGAATGTTGTCCTTGAGGTTGGAGTAGGAGGTGGTGGGCTTCTTCAAGTATTAGCATGTGCTTGAGTTCTTCGTCTCGTGTGCTGTGGTTGATACGGTAGAGGTAGATTTGAAGAAGGAGTGTTTCGACAAGGAAGGTTTTTGTTGTCTGGGGGAGGGCGTCGAGTTCCAGGACTATTTGTTCGTTTAGGAATGTTTCGATGTTTAGGGTGCGTTCTGTGTTGAATACGTCGCCTACAGGTCCAAATGAGAGGTCTTGGAGGGTTCTTACTGCGGATGCCTGCCAAAGGGATTCTCGTCCCTTTAGTGGTTTGTCTCTTATCTTTTCGAGAACATCTTTGAATGTGGGTGATTTTCGGGTGTGCCCGTCGTATACCCCGCACTCCTTATATACTTGGTCTATTGCGGTCTGTAGTAGGTGGTCGACTCCGTAGCTGACGAAGTGGGAGTGGTTGATTACATCGATTAGCTTGTTGATGTACGTCTTTGGGTCGGCTCCTTTTGGGGGTATGAGGGGGTTGAAGTGGAAGGGGCTGATATCTTTGCCAACAGTGTAGAGCTTTATGTTTTTCCCTGCTCTTGTTCCGATGAGGTCTCTGTAGTTTTGCTTGAAGTCAGCTATGATGAAAGGGATATTGTCATGTATCAGATTGCCGATTAGGTAGAAGCAAGCATTCGTCTTACCGCTCCCCGTTGTACCAAATATAGCAACATGCCTAGTGAGGTCTTTTTTCTTTAGTTTGTAGGTTTGTGTGTTTTCTCCGTTGTAGATGATTTCAGCTATGGGGTAGTCGCCGTTTAGGTTGTTTGGGGGTGGGAGGAGGATTTCTTGTTCGTTTAGGTGCTTGATTCTTGCCTGGTTTATTATCTCTTCTATTTTTGGGCGTCCCTTGTAGTCTTCAAGCAGGTAGAGTTGTCTGAGCTTGTCAGCTTTACTGCCTATGATTGGCTTTAGTTTTTCAAGGATTTCTTCCGGGCTCTTTTCAGGTCTCATTTTAAGAAGTCATTTTTGCTTTTGATCTCCCTGTATTCCTCAATTGCTTGTAATAGGTAGCTTTTTATCTTGAAGCTGTCTCTCCAGTAGTCTACGAATTCAGTTCTTTGGGTTTTTTGGAGTAGGTCTAATCTTCGCTCAAGGTTTGAGGATTGCTTGCCATCAAAAGAGGCGTTGTGCTTTTGGTTGTATAGCTCTGAGGACGTGTATAGGAGTTCTTCTTGCGCTTCTTTTAATATCTTATAAGAGATGTCTCGCCTTTGATAGAGTTGCTGGTATAGGCTTACTATCTTGTCTACTATGCTTGTCTTTCTGTGCCCTAGAGGATTATCTGATGGTTTTTCTTCTGTATTAGTATACAGCTCTGTATTGGTATACAGTACCGAGTATTTCGGGTCGAAGGGGGCGTAGCCCTTCTTTATTGAAAATTCATTGTTTTGTGTCATTACTGGAAGGTAAGTAATAAGCCTTTTTATGTTCTATCGGACGAGACACGGCCATTTTCAGTAAGCTTTTTAAATCAAGACCGCTTCTTACATGATAGGTGATTAAGAATGGATACCGTACATGTCAACAAAACCGATTTTACCAGGATACTGGACACTGCAGAGACACTAATAGACGAAGTCGAACACGCTCTTGAAGAAGATGAAATAGTTAGCAAAAGACTTGAAGATGTGAAGAGTGGCAGAGTGACAGGAAAGACTGAAAAGGAACTGGATGATTATCTGAAAAGCAGAGGCGTAGAACTTGACTGAATGGACAATTAAAGAACACCCTGACCTATTCAAGGACTTAGATAAACTCGGAACAAAAGACCTCAAAATTTTCTACAGGAAAAAGAAAAAAATAAAAGAAAATCCTGAAAGGCAAAAACACCTAAGCGGCGGCTCAAACTGCTACAGAGAACCAATAACAGACAACATCAGACTCATCTACCACATCCAAGACAACACAATCTGGCTACTAACAATTGGGAGTCACGAAAAATCTTACAATGAATTTAAAAAAAGACTGCACTCACTAAGAGTGAAATACGGGCTGGACAAATAAAATGATAGACGAAGACACAATCCTTACAGAGGAAGACTATAAAGCCCTGCAAGAATGTGAAAAGGAAGAGGCAGAAGGAAAGCTGATACCTCTTGAGCAAGCCAAAAAGAAGCTCGGATTATTGCCGAAGAAGTAGAAGCGTAAAACTTGATTGAATCTGTGAGATTATTAAGTCATTCTAGGTAAGTTAATTTTTTCTCGTAATAGTGAAAGGCTGTATTTGCAATCAAGGAATCTGATTTATAATTGCTATAAATTGATGGATGTGTTGGGAGATACTCCCAGAATTTAAAACCAACTTCCAATTTTCTATGCCTATTTTCGATAAGAAGAATGTGTAAATAGTTGCTAAATAAGAAGTTATGAAATAAACACAAATTTTTAAACTCGTGGTCAACTGTATCTTTCAGATATTCTAATTCAGCTGCTTTTATAATTTTCCATTTTTTAAAAGTATCTTTGACGTAATCCAACTTGTTTTCACTATCAACATATACAATGTTTATGCTACATAAATTTTCAATTAGCCTCATGGAGATACTAGCCAATAATCTCTTAAAATTTAAGTTGTTTCTATTATCTTTTTTTACTAATTGACGTCCATTTCTTATTTGATTAATCTCAAGTTCCAATTTCTTATTATTATGATGAAAAAAGTTATCAAGAATATTTTTCCTGTGTTCAGGTTTTAAATCAGGCAAAAGATCCCAATATCTCTTAGCAATTTTTTCAGTTATTTGTTCTTTTTTCAATTCTTCAATTACACTCATCACAAAATATGCATCAATATTAATAAAATTCTCAAAAGCTGTTTCCCTGACATTTTCATTTTGATCCTTACTAAGAACCATCATAATCATTTTTGCAGACTCACTATGAACAAGATGTAATATTCTTGCTACGTTTATTCTTACATTTGAATGATCATCCTGGATCAGGTCCTGGAGTATTAGTAATATTTTTACATCTATGTCATCAAATTTCTTATCTCTTTTTTGTTCGCGCCTTTTTTCCTCGTAATACCCTAATAATATTGGAACAATTGATTTCAACTGTGAACAGTCAAAATCTAAAAGGGTCAGTATTAGATTTAAATCATCTATTAAAATATTGCATACCTTATCGAGACCCATTAAATAGCTTATGGCATATTTTTCTCTTAACGCTTCATCATTATTTAGCATATCAATAAAAATTTTAAGAGTTTCATTGCTATTTAATGAACCCAAGGTATTTGCCACCGCACACCTTACATTAGGAGCATCGTCGTTTGATAATCCTTTTAAGCTTTTTATAACCTTAGAGTCTAACTCAAGTATTTTAAAAAAAATGGCTGCATTAGCTCTAACATTAAAATTCTTACTTTTTGACATTGTATGAATAGTATCAAACGCTTTAAGATTATTAATTCTATTCACAGTTTTTAACACTTTCTCCATGAAAATATTATTTTCTTTGTTCAGCAATTTATATATATCACCTTGAATTTGTTTATCATCAAAGTTTCCCAAAGCGTCTAAAGCTTTTTCCCTTATCGTACTTTTGCTGTCAGATAAAAGTTGAATTAAAATTTCACAAGTATCTTCATTATCAATTTTACCTAAAGAATCAATAGCATTCATTCTAACTTCAATATCAGTATCATTGCTAAGTTTACGTAAAATTTCCATCGCATTATTGCCTAGATATCTCGCTTTAATAGAAACTTCTTTTTTTACATCTGTATTTTTGTGTTCAGCTAACATAGAAAGAATAGATAAGGCCAATTGTCTCTCTATAGCATTCAATGACGACGCTAGAGCTTTACTTATTTCTAAATTATTACTTCTTACCATTTTAAAAAAAATATCTGCTACCCTTCCATTATTAATACTTCCTAATATTTGAATTGCTCCTAAATTACCTTCTTTATTAACATAATTACTAAGTTTATTTATTACAAAATCACTGCCTATCTTCACCAACTTATCAGCAGATACAGATCCCATTATATTAAATAATTGCTCAATAATATCCTTAAATTCATCCCTATCCCCTCTATATTCTGCAATACATTCCCCAGCGAATAAAAGATCGTATTTGGCTATTTCATTTATTACTTTCTTGGCAAGCTCATCCTCTATAAGTCCAATCATTAAGAGTATTGCCTGGTCGAACTTCGTGTACTCTAGGATGTCGAAGATAAAGTTTACCTTACCCTTTTCCTTTTCTATGGACAACTCTCCGTTTTCAAGTCTTCGCTTTAATTCGACTGCAGTGAAATAGTCTTGGAAGAGTTGGTGCCAGAAAACACATTGATTTTTGTTTCTTTCTATTAATCCATGTTGAGTAATTGTTTTAAAAATGTCCTCAGCCTTATAGCCGCTACCCAAAAGGCTTGTTAGATATTCATTAAATTCATTGGATCTGCAAATTTTGAAAAAAGTATCTTTGGAGAAATGAATTTCATCCTCTTTTTTTAGAGTATGGTAAGCTACGGAGGGTATGATTCTTCCTAATAAATCTGCTTCTTCGATTCT
The DNA window shown above is from Deltaproteobacteria bacterium and carries:
- a CDS encoding DUF87 domain-containing protein, which encodes MRPEKSPEEILEKLKPIIGSKADKLRQLYLLEDYKGRPKIEEIINQARIKHLNEQEILLPPPNNLNGDYPIAEIIYNGENTQTYKLKKKDLTRHVAIFGTTGSGKTNACFYLIGNLIHDNIPFIIADFKQNYRDLIGTRAGKNIKLYTVGKDISPFHFNPLIPPKGADPKTYINKLIDVINHSHFVSYGVDHLLQTAIDQVYKECGVYDGHTRKSPTFKDVLEKIRDKPLKGRESLWQASAVRTLQDLSFGPVGDVFNTERTLNIETFLNEQIVLELDALPQTTKTFLVETLLLQIYLYRINHSTRDEELKHMLILEEAHHLLLQPQGQHSETITDIFLREIRETGQGVCLLDQSPAKINSTALSNVNTLIAMQLRHQDDIQQISKALLIKEYEYFGMLKTGEAIIKTQAPQAFLARFPLAGIKKGTVTNQQIREHMGTPQIPQAHHSHQVPPKPQTAPIIQIAESPGFSSDSPPNTPPKIEPSKNKPLRKSDKYTDEETEFLKDVNQHPLSGVSTRYKRLNWSVDKGNNIKNRLIDNHTLKPVRIPTKTGKLLLLELTVYGRKSTEGWFPKTSHHRIGGVEHEYWRMKAANYYKEQGYKIYYEYPLEGGKTVDLVAEKDGQKTAIEIETGKSNAEENIKKCIDSKQFEKVVCVATNEKVEKQVRMSLKNERLKESKVVVVGCKGYSGF
- a CDS encoding HEAT repeat domain-containing protein, whose translation is MSNPQAEESINEICQLIGEEKNKDLYDSLKELLKWYLDDYRETVGGGNWPDRQMYTIGCAFYKFCDVYNQSEYDVIKETNIFTLDYRDIQDFVVDDMKAYSKNYSHKAKYSERKRIEKINFKLKNFCDNSRNDKLAYVLKEIIVPDGIDNYTLVFEVRPQNFEQNILFKKIRDAIRKFNESNENFSELNSKYIPQVALVSEEESSSASFVSDIQVKKFSEGEVVTRHDPLGIEEIIKEKNHKRLIIIGEPGIGKSTTLKHIAYEYSVKGNIETPIYVDLRVHTPKTALLECINKYAHPDILSLGADKIYEIVQISKNFLFLLDGYNEISQTRDKREGIEDDIKKLVSSENNQENRFIITSRKERYPTNIKGHHCELNKLKDKQREKFISKSGIENPDNLLDEISKKNLHSISKVPLFLDHICYFYKRANESLDKLPGTKGELMRDIIQRHFREHEDKFETILPLRIEEADLLGRIIPSVAYHTLKKEDEIHFSKDTFFKICRSNEFNEYLTSLLGSGYKAEDIFKTITQHGLIERNKNQCVFWHQLFQDYFTAVELKRRLENGELSIEKEKGKVNFIFDILEYTKFDQAILLMIGLIEDELAKKVINEIAKYDLLFAGECIAEYRGDRDEFKDIIEQLFNIMGSVSADKLVKIGSDFVINKLSNYVNKEGNLGAIQILGSINNGRVADIFFKMVRSNNLEISKALASSLNAIERQLALSILSMLAEHKNTDVKKEVSIKARYLGNNAMEILRKLSNDTDIEVRMNAIDSLGKIDNEDTCEILIQLLSDSKSTIREKALDALGNFDDKQIQGDIYKLLNKENNIFMEKVLKTVNRINNLKAFDTIHTMSKSKNFNVRANAAIFFKILELDSKVIKSLKGLSNDDAPNVRCAVANTLGSLNSNETLKIFIDMLNNDEALREKYAISYLMGLDKVCNILIDDLNLILTLLDFDCSQLKSIVPILLGYYEEKRREQKRDKKFDDIDVKILLILQDLIQDDHSNVRINVARILHLVHSESAKMIMMVLSKDQNENVRETAFENFINIDAYFVMSVIEELKKEQITEKIAKRYWDLLPDLKPEHRKNILDNFFHHNNKKLELEINQIRNGRQLVKKDNRNNLNFKRLLASISMRLIENLCSINIVYVDSENKLDYVKDTFKKWKIIKAAELEYLKDTVDHEFKNLCLFHNFLFSNYLHILLIENRHRKLEVGFKFWEYLPTHPSIYSNYKSDSLIANTAFHYYEKKLTYLE